The genomic stretch cgatgatggtgatggtgatgccaatgacaatgaccatcagagctGTCATGAACTTCAGCCGCAGGTCTGCAATGCATTGGCATTTCATTGGCATAACCTACACACAAGGTGGCCTCAGTCATCAAGGAAAGTAGCTTGTGAATGAAGCAGCAGGAGATAAGTGAAAATAGAAGAGATCGTAATTCAATTCCACTTCCCATTCCTTggtctatctatatatttttttgatATCTTTTTTTAAGGATCTGAAAACCACTGAGGGTGACCCTGCCTCCCTTTTCCTCAACAGTTGCTGCTAGTTTTGGTGCACATCATTTTTCACTCTGTATGGTGATTTGTTGAGCAAATTTTCCACATACCTTTAATAATGACACAGTGTTTGCAAAAAGCTACAAGTATACACAGCACAAAATGTTCCCCATGTTATGTCTTCACTGCCAGTATCTGTATTCCTACTGCCCCGAGTTTactgaaggttgttttttttaatgtgcttttACTGCCTAATCCTCTCTGCTCATGAAGCTGAGCAGATATTACTATGAATCAGCTTGCTGACTTAACTTCATGCATACATATACTTCGATAAGCCAAAGCATAGAAACAAGAAATGTTTGGTGATTTCACATAACATCAATTTAATCAAAGGACACTAAGTGGCAAACATATGTGAGACCTTTATGGGCCAAATATTTAATAAATAAAGTTAATAACAGTCATTAGTTGTATTTTTTAAACATTCAATAAAAAATACATCTAGTTAGTATTAAATGCACTGCATACCATTTTGACATTATgaaaaacaataagaacaacaaccacacccaccatggCATCGCTTTTAAGAACCAGAAAACTCAAACATAATTACTCATATAATAAATTTTCTTTGGCTCAAGTATGACCACCTGAATATTTGACAAAAATCAGAAGCGTGTGTGCAAACATATATACAAAAATCCAGCTGATTATTTCATATCATATTAACAAATAAATTgatggttaaaaacaaaacaaacaaacaaaaagtcttgCCAAACACAGACACCATTACTGAAAATTAGTCTTGGGCAACAAATAAATGTTCCTGCTTTCTTGGAACCTAACTCCAAGCTCACCTAGAAGAATGGAAACGCCCCTAAAAATATTTGTAGCaaatcattttttgtttcttattctttGTCATTTCATGTAaattaggcaaaaaaaaaaaaaaaggtaactgcACTGtaaaacaacagagaaagaaaaacaaaaacaaggactcACCAAAATAGGGCATTTGTCTCAGCTCAGCGTAAGCTCGTATCAAAAGATACACAAGATACAGCAGGTAAATACCTCCCAGGACAAAGAAGAAAATCTTGAAACCCTGTCACAACAAGTAAATGAACATTTAGCAGTACAAGACAACAGGTATTTTCACACATCCTGTGTAACTAGTTTTTGACTGAATACTCATTGAAAATCATCAACCACTGATTAAATACCTTGAGCTTGGTTAAAGTAAAGTTAAAAGTGGCATAAATACAAATGCAGGTAAGCGACAAATAATTATCATTCACTCTTTAATcaaccaaagaaaaagaaacatacagcacacactcCCCAGACAATACGTACCATacacataatttttttcttttttttttttttttgctgccccatcatctgcgccgttttcagtggcattactcccacgccgttcatttagattcccccatacacggccacacccgggttcgtccgtcgcagttccagtgtcggcagtccacagggaaccatcgatgttaggtcgcctggaggccacacaccagaggagaccctgcactgctgctgagtcacttcggtggtgttcagtggtgcctgttctgttttaacgtacttaggacaccacctactaagccccctactaacgacaataatggcttagtcgtggagccagactgagtgagcgtctctcccagagtgaagaccgccaccacgtccctcaaacaacagcccccccatgaatctgccgacactgacaacattgacaggactcaccccaagcacggaagtggaggggtatcgaaactgaggtcaccatgagagcagggcatgaaaggtcacagactttgagactattttgtttatattgatgacgatgaaggagaaggaggatgacgatgatgatgacgatgttgctatggaggtccattttggtctgggactacgtgacaaggctgtactctacgcttcctgtcataatgatatcccggtgttaaccaggcccgagagatactgacacttgcagtgttggtcaggtaattagagcaacacacccaaagacgcatccttgaagtggatgacactcgactgtgtggtcccagtctccccatttaagcccacagcacactcaactctgggtaggagccggccacaggccgaaaaacccacctccgctgggattcgaacccgcgtcctcccagccgtcagtccacaacgctaaccacttcgccatggcggctggtatACACATAAATATTTTCAGGCAAGCACAAAACAGGAAAAGACTAGCAAATCATACTTAATGAGCTCGGCAAGTAAGAAGAGAATTTCTAGCTGACTGACCAGAAAGTTGGTGGTATCCAGACGATAGTAGTAGGTGGGGTCATGCAGCTCATTGTACTCCTGCCAGGAAGCCAGAGTCACAGCCACAATCCACAGCAATCCCACCAGCAGCACTTTGGGCAGGTAGAACCGTGCAAAACGACGATTCGTCTGTACAGAGGGTGCAGGCTGATGCAGGTATTCAGTCATCACATGAGGGGCATAAACTACATGAGAATCACTGCATAAAACTTTCTGGCACAAAACTGTTTGGAAAATCACTGCACAAAACTATTTATAAAACTTACAAAGGTTTAAAAAATTGTTGCAGTGATATAATGGTAGGGAATGGTCACTCACACTACTGTTGTCAATGTGTGACTAAGCAGCAGATGTCAAACTTATACCAATTTAAAACTGGCATGACCAAACATCACTTTAGTCGACTGGGAAGTATTGGAAGGTACTGTCTGGTTGGAGTCTCATATAGGTCATAAATGATGGTAGTACACTGCTGGCACATAAGACTGGCTGTGATTGTGCAATGCTGGCAGCCAAGACCAactgtggtctgtgtgttgaGAAGCCAGGATACACCAAGTGGAGATATAAATGCCAGTGATAGTGGAAGGAGAGGGAACAATAGCGCATTAAGTCTGGTGTTCTGCTAGTTCACACATACCACATGCTTTCGTTCATGATGCTTGCTGTGTCAGATATTTACATTAATTTCAGTTTGAACTCATCAAGGCTACATGACAGTAAGTGTGCAGTATGTTGAACATATATAACAAAAGTAAACAAGAACTGAGAAGGAACTCTTCAAGGACAACCTCTCATAAATGTTCCAGAAAACAAACATCCTTGCATTTTCTCTCAAGAAATCATGGATTCAAAGGCAATTTTATCATCAGTCATGTGATATGCCCATAAATACACAAGTGCTTGACTTGATTCCATACTTGTGTCTCAACACATTCCTCAAAATTGCGCAAAAACCACCACAAAAGCCATAAACTACTTACCATTTCAGTCATgtgcaaacaaacaatacatacttaaaaaaaacaacaacaacaaaaaccccaactaatTCTAACCAACCTAGCTCTCAGCAACACTTGCAATTGTTCAAATCCAATCCAATCCTCTTGACACAtaaatttttcaacaaaactttcACACAAAACACATCCAATAGACACACTCCAAGTCCTTTgattctctctcaacacacagacacccacacccatgtcATATTCAAACCATCCAACTGCCCTTGATGCAGACTGTGCACAGAGATAAGCACCCACCTGCCTAACACCATGGTAGACACAGAGCCAGAAAAGGAGCAGGGCACTGAGGAAGGTGGCCTGGAATATTCCGTCAAACATGCCAGGGATCCAGCTGTTCACCAGGAAAGTCAGGGGAAACAGGGGATCTGTCAGGgcgacaaaaaaacacaaacaaaacacactgtaCAAAAACCATACAAAAATTGCATCATGAAACTGACACACAATATGAAGACTTGACTGACAACATAAGGAATCGCATGAAATATTATTATGTGAACTGATGCCTAATTCAATTTCTCAGAAACGCTTGAGGCATGTTAGAAGGTATCTTCCTACATACCCACCTGCACAAGTAAGAGTGCCttaaccctttcgttgccaggaaaataagatttaagtgaaatctatttgccagggttttttctaaaaaaacgggaataaattttcaaaaaattctgtgctctttgttattggagaaagacccataaaagtatatattttctaaaagggaaatgaataaagaatacaaaacacatgatgtttttgaaatcagtgttgttgtttttttcacattttcaacttgttcactgcaaacattagtcaggtaatttgcactaaaatatcatattttgtggacaaatggatatctgcacacacaaaatcatactagaacgaccacaatataaaaaaaaaactgaaaaagaaatagatatataATGCATTGACtcctgcaagtgataatatggatatgaggccacgccccctcagtctccacccccgtcctcttcacccctctcacacggtcactttatccagttctcatcagaccgcgttggctgagtgccaagaaaatagcccaCACCATGGCCTGCTAAAAATTTGGTGACTTCTGTCgcctgctagagctgaacagccggcatcactcactgatagtcgtatcttggccactctcttgattgctccctttattttctatcaaatcgtccgataaatgttcaccactgtcttctccttcgaatttatgcttcaattctttccgtcagctaaagaaagtaatcttttttgatttagttcaccacaatcgcatgtcttgagcacggagtcagtccgacattttgttgagcgagcgaggagagaagccaggcaaagactgcggccagtaacccaaccaaaacgttcaaataaaggactgccttatgacgcagatggtgtttctagctatgaatagaatctagaaagatgccccaagctaaagctaccagcatttttgtcaacgaactgaatgcaaagtagggaaaagtcagaatatttcgatgacgagttatctcgtcattgtggcagtgaagcgtacatgctttccatgacgagttatctcgtcatataggcagcctaggggtaaagagacagagaaagagagttcaggggtgaaaagaaataaaaggagaaagaggcacatacacacataaaacaagacaaacaggCCAACAGGACTCAGTCTGTCCATTTTCAATCTGTACATTCTTCTAAAAACTCTACTTTTACACCTTAAGGCACAGTGCTGCCCCGTCCTATTTActctgtacacaaatgactgcagaggcacgaaGGTAACTCCTGTCAACCCTGCTACTGAAGATCCCAACAACccagctattgaagatctgtctgactctgatgctatttacTTATTAAGTGACATTAAAAAGTTCTGGTCCTGACGCAAGGAGAACTATCTAGTCCTGAACATTtctaaaagaaatgaaatgtcaAGAGATTTTCAAAAAGACCCTTTGCTTGTAATTAACCTTGTTACAGATGGTGAAGCAGTGGAGAGATTTAATGAATGTAGATATTCAGGGACTATTTCAGACAATAAACTGGCTTTTGATAGTTATGCTGATTGTGTTTATAAGAAATGCCAGTCTAGAATATTGTGTTTGCAGAAGCTAAGAAATACTGGTACGATTCCAAGGTTATCCAGAGCGACTACTGATGTTTATTAGGCCTGTGCTCTCAGtatcatttatgtgctggtatggaagtttgggagtgagcaGTAAGCAAGTTATGAACAatgtcatgagtgtgtgcagtgAAGTTGTAGGAGTAAAACAAGCAAGCATGCAAGAGCTTTATTTGAGACAAATGGCTGAGGGCTGAGGAAGCCAGGCAGACAGCAACTGACAACACTCATATTTTGGCAAAGTTCTGAGCTGCGGCCATCTGGACAACGCAACTAAACTTATAATGTGAAATCCAGAGCTCAGAAGACTTTTATTCAATGTTTGATTCACtgtttaaattcttgagaactatttacaagtacatgtgtgtgtatgcgcgcttgcACATGGATGTGCATATTACATTATCAGTTTTGAAAATAATATATTTAGCTGAGATATACTGTGCAGGATGAATCTGCAATATTCATATCCATAATTACAAAGTAATAATCAATCATAATATTGCTTTAAAgcaaatatgtgaaatgcttttatatgAAAGGagctcctgtttaatcaagtcatGTTTAACGTTGTtttcttgtatgtttgtgtgttgggtaATTGTCTACTTATGTTTTGCCACACCTGATGCAATTTCTttttatgagataataaagttatttttatCTTAGAGGGAGAACAGTACTGAATAGTAAGATCATAATCTTTTATTCTCTAtcagagaccaagacagacaacaaacatgtATTCATGCATTGCATCTCCACAGAAcacaagatagaaagaagaagcaaagaagacagaaatgaaacaaaggacacacacacacacgtaaatacacACAAAGCGAGACAAACAGGACAAAGTCTTTTTAACTGAGCATCAAGATCATCAAAGCATCACATGTCAAGGTACCAAGACTGAGTTACATGAGCGATGTAAGCAGTGCTAAGTTTGGTTAAAGTTAAGAATTTTCTTAAGTCTACGCATATTCCACAGATCTGGGAAGCTACAAACATCGCTTACTATACTTCCCAGACCAGCTCACCATCATAGAGCAGTAGGAGGGGCAGAAGGATGGACATCCACTTCTGTTCAATGGACCAGTCCCGCACAGAGAACTTCCGCAATGAATGGGCAAACATACACTGCAACAGCCAGatacagacagtgtgacagagagaatgacatggGAATTGGTTGACAGCAAAATACACAGTGGTTGCTTAGCTTATGTAGTTTGAAAATAAAATTTGTCATTCATTAATTGAAATTATAAATTTGTTACCCATACACTAGATATACTGATGAATAATGTCAATAAAATGTATGAATTCTGCTCTCTACTCACCATGTTGTCACctccaccttttctctctctctctctgtctctgttctttttccccatctctcactccttttcattcatttctttactATCTTCACATTCATTTCACTGTATGCCAACCCACCACCAACTATGTTTGCCTTTTGAACTTATGTATATTTTACAGTGAATGTTTGCCTCTCTGAAATTGTACCGCTATGTTTTTCCAGTATTACATCTACCCCCTTGAAAATATGACTGTTAAACTGCGTTGCTAATCAAACAGAACAGAATGTTTTTGTGCATGAGTCATCAGTGTTCTTATTCACAAAAATTTACtttaacacagagagaaagatatcaTCAACACCAAGTGTCATGAAactgataagccattttctgacAGACATTTTGAGTTCAGTCCAAGTATACTGGACTCTTTtaaacatttactccaaatatGCTAAGAATGAAAAATCCTTCACTGAAAGAAAATTAGAGTGAAAAATATCCCCAGCTGTTTATGCACAAAGAGTTTTTCATAAATTAAATTAAAGAGTAATGACAAAATACATTAACCTCTTTTCCTTTAAGTCCAACAGTATAGATTATCTATAGCTTTTGCGTGGGTACTGACCAAACAGTTATGCAAGTTATTACAAGTGAAATAAAACAGGCCAAATTTTGAATAATTatgacaaaactaaacaaaacaacctGAAAGACGAATTagcaaaaggagaagaaaggtaaGGTACACAAAATCCCTATGGCATTACTCACAGTAGCAAAAAAGGTCATGATGAGAAACACAAATCTGATCCAGATCTCAATCTGTGTGAAGGATGTGTTGTAGCTCTTGAACTGGAACACAGAACATTGAATAATGCAACCTGGATTTCTAGTTCTTCAGACATAAATGAACATGACTGACaaccaccacaatgacacatgcaCACTGCCAACTACCATagtcacagaaacacagactctgacgaccaccacagccacacacacatatactgaaggtgcacaaagacacacatgcacataaacacacacaggcatgcacacagacatgagaAATTAGAAGCTATCTAATTAATCAAACATCACATCTATTCAACTTCATTATATCATCTAAAATGAAGCTATGAAATTAAATAATGAATTTGTTGCAACTTTGTAACACTATTCTCAGAAAAGTGACATATGTTTTTGGTTATGATGTTTATTATCATAGTGATGAATCTAAACTGTGATATTCACCTTTGTACTGGTCTAAACAAAGATTACTTAAAATATTTTTACTAGTGTAGCGCGAGTAGTTATAACAGGCATAAGTTACAGCTCATTTTGAGTGAACAACAATTCACAAATATGAAAATTATTGCTGGAAAGTTTAAAGAGGACTTCAGATTTGGTCCATATGTAGGATCTTCAAGAAGCCAGCATATGAACAGGTCTTAGCAATACATACCATTGTGCAAGGTTAGACTTCAGTATTACAGCTGTTGGGGAAATGCCCACATTAAAGTTAACTATGGTCAAGGACACAAACACATCTTGCATCGAAGTAGCTGAAATGTGTCTCAGGTGCACACTTACATCAAAAGTGATGCTGCGGATATTGAACTTGGTCTCCTCCAGGTCATAGAAGTGGATAGTTATGAAGTAGTAGGAAAAGTCCAGGTAGCCAAGATGCATAAGAATCAGATCTTCACACTTCTGcattaaacaaaaaagaaagaaacactttaAAATGACTGACTTCAGAAATAAGTAGCATGTAACTTTGTAAGTATTGTAACCCTTTACCTGTcaaggaacacccccccccccccccccccccacaaccccgccTAAAAGCTCTTTATCCAAAACTGTTTACTCATTAGCAATttcaatagaaaagaaaagaacagaacttATTTTCTGGAACTTATAAAATCTTTACAACAGTAACTCTCGTCATTTTGTTTCTCAAGGcagtaatttttttaatttttattttaaagtAAAGTTATCAATCCTTCACTCCTTCTATGTTTCTGTCTTATACTGTCATATGGACTGTTCTCAACTATTTCTAAGACTTCATACACCACACATGTGCAGTTTCTCTCCTCAAGAAAGCAATAACCATGacaatttacaaacacacacacacacacatacacacactctctctctctctctatctctcacgacAAACAAAAGATGGCACAAACCAACCTGACTACAACGCAGTTTGCGAGTTCTATTATGCATCTCTGTGCTGAGCTCTGGGTTGTCGGATTTGACCAAAGTCTGAGCATCTCCATTCCCTCCTCGTATCAAAATGCCCATATGGAAATCTTGCTCAAAGGTTGTCCCTGAACACCAGATTAAACGCACATAAATCATCATCTGAAAATGTAGCTTGTTATGTACAAAGACCTTTCCATTTTCAACCACTGGAATATCAGGGTCTGGTGGTTTGAGGGCTGCCATAAAGCAAGAACACCTGTGGCTATAATTAAACACTCCTTTCTCATTGGTATCTGACACAAAGTCTGGATGCCGATCTTTCAAATGAGGAGGGGCAAAAAACTTACAACATGAACTTAGTCcctgtacaaaaaacaaaacaaaacaaaacaaacaaaacacacacaaaaaaatcgccCTATAGCATAAATGAAGTTGTTATTCCTTAAGGGGGCGTTTTAAGTAGTTTTGGGGGCAATTTTGTTTCTCAGCTTCTATAGCAGCTATAGTCCTAAAATGTGGCACACTTCAAGTATATAATAATACCATTCCATGCACAAAATTTTACAGGTATACCTTCATTACAAACATTTTTATGTAatattttattaattatttttctAAAAAACCCTGACAAATTTGGCCCCCTGCCTGAGAAAGAACTGTACATATTTGAGGTTCTACTCTTAATTTACTGATTTATTCTTAGACCATTCTGTGCATATAACTCATTAAATAAACTGAACAAACACCTTCTGGGACACAGCTGGCATGCTAGAATAAactatttttttttagtaacGTCTTTGACAGAATTATGATGATATAATAAAAAGTGTCATAAATACACTGATTTTGATACCTTATATGCACTCAGCAGGCAATTTTACATCAGTGTCCCAAATTTTATGTCAATAGCTTTTCTGTATCCAAAGATACAAGGGGGCAAAGATCgtaacatgaacaaaaacaaagatttgaGAAAAACGGTTTCaaagattttactttctttttcaaggATATCTGAGGATTCCCATACACTATTACATGAAATTACATAGCATGCGGCATTCTCAACATTCACATAAATCTGTAAATGTCACAGAAAGTGTCAGGAAACCTTCAGAATTCCCCAGCACCATACACATGTCCCTCCTGTTCCTGCCATTCCTGCCGTTCCCTACGCCGAATTTCATcaattgtttttcttctgtctttctgggcTCTGGAGCTCTTTCTGGTAGCACTTTTAACCCTGCTGATGTCTTCCTCCTCAGCATACTGTTCAGTGGTGCTGGTAAGTAGCTCC from Babylonia areolata isolate BAREFJ2019XMU chromosome 6, ASM4173473v1, whole genome shotgun sequence encodes the following:
- the LOC143282823 gene encoding transmembrane protein 181-like isoform X1, coding for MDNYSFSFSGPSWPTQVRSFLSQFFETFSAFSRHIAPTYRHDRCERSVQMRLYSLNKRKFVLVFFAFFICFGISLLVGVAGPPIIDTVTVNGSSKKVLPTNNLKSPPMSTFHQQLWLIAHINTDSKEGTTFEQDFHMGILIRGGNGDAQTLVKSDNPELSTEMHNRTRKLRCSQKCEDLILMHLGYLDFSYYFITIHFYDLEETKFNIRSITFDFKSYNTSFTQIEIWIRFVFLIMTFFATCMFAHSLRKFSVRDWSIEQKWMSILLPLLLLYDDPLFPLTFLVNSWIPGMFDGIFQATFLSALLLFWLCVYHGVRQTNRRFARFYLPKVLLVGLLWIVAVTLASWQEYNELHDPTYYYRLDTTNFLGFKIFFFVLGGIYLLYLVYLLIRAYAELRQMPYFDLRLKFMTALMVIVIGITITIIALRFGGGVFQDNFVAELSTNYQNSAEFVAFYGLLNFYLFTMAFVYSPSTNALYESHFKDNPALSMLNDSDEEVHYSSDTEETSLTTLPRQQRDSDEENFR
- the LOC143282823 gene encoding transmembrane protein 181-like isoform X2, which translates into the protein MAREIESVQMRLYSLNKRKFVLVFFAFFICFGISLLVGVAGPPIIDTVTVNGSSKKVLPTNNLKSPPMSTFHQQLWLIAHINTDSKEGTTFEQDFHMGILIRGGNGDAQTLVKSDNPELSTEMHNRTRKLRCSQKCEDLILMHLGYLDFSYYFITIHFYDLEETKFNIRSITFDFKSYNTSFTQIEIWIRFVFLIMTFFATCMFAHSLRKFSVRDWSIEQKWMSILLPLLLLYDDPLFPLTFLVNSWIPGMFDGIFQATFLSALLLFWLCVYHGVRQTNRRFARFYLPKVLLVGLLWIVAVTLASWQEYNELHDPTYYYRLDTTNFLGFKIFFFVLGGIYLLYLVYLLIRAYAELRQMPYFDLRLKFMTALMVIVIGITITIIALRFGGGVFQDNFVAELSTNYQNSAEFVAFYGLLNFYLFTMAFVYSPSTNALYESHFKDNPALSMLNDSDEEVHYSSDTEETSLTTLPRQQRDSDEENFR